One genomic region from Clostridium saccharobutylicum DSM 13864 encodes:
- a CDS encoding CotS family spore coat protein gives MSIEILPSKKSNLSPEIIKQNVLPYYNLENAHVSIIKFKNTDKQRAVYRVDFKEKSYCLKKVYYDLQDLLYVYSAIEWLYRNNIKVPKLIPTIDKNRFVSYDNMLFILTPWIEGEKCSFDNINHVKLSVKKLAIIHSISRDFHPILGSSLREGFDDYYITTLKHFQDLLHASNESFKYKDKFSRHFILNFDLNLKLAQISLDISNNIDKNNLSKSLCHGDYVNKNLIFNSATDPWIIDFDKCKADYCAKDLAYFMRRILKRENTKWNIELALTILKSYNEICQFTQSDLKYLISYICFPQKYWKISRDYYKNVHKCNKPAFLSLLSNATSKTKSQYDFSLNIIDIVQNEFNVTLL, from the coding sequence ATGAGTATTGAGATTTTACCTTCAAAAAAATCTAATCTTTCACCTGAAATTATAAAACAAAATGTTTTACCATATTATAATTTAGAAAACGCTCACGTTTCTATAATTAAATTTAAGAATACAGATAAACAAAGAGCCGTATATAGAGTCGATTTTAAAGAAAAAAGTTATTGTTTAAAAAAAGTGTATTATGATTTGCAAGATTTGTTATATGTATATTCTGCTATTGAATGGCTATATAGAAATAATATAAAAGTACCAAAACTTATACCAACCATTGACAAAAATAGATTTGTCTCTTATGATAATATGCTTTTTATACTTACTCCTTGGATTGAGGGTGAAAAATGTAGTTTTGATAATATTAATCATGTAAAACTTTCTGTCAAAAAACTTGCTATCATCCATTCAATATCTAGAGATTTTCATCCTATTTTAGGCAGTTCATTACGGGAAGGATTTGATGATTATTACATAACAACCTTAAAGCACTTTCAAGACCTATTACATGCTTCTAATGAATCCTTTAAATACAAAGATAAATTTTCAAGACATTTTATCTTAAATTTTGATCTAAATTTAAAGCTTGCTCAAATATCGTTAGATATCTCTAATAATATTGATAAAAATAATCTAAGTAAATCTTTATGCCATGGGGATTATGTAAATAAAAATTTAATTTTTAATAGTGCTACAGATCCATGGATAATAGATTTTGATAAATGCAAAGCTGATTATTGTGCAAAAGATCTTGCTTATTTTATGCGTAGAATTTTAAAACGTGAAAATACTAAATGGAACATTGAATTAGCACTTACTATATTAAAAAGTTATAATGAAATATGTCAATTTACACAATCCGATTTAAAATATTTAATATCCTACATTTGTTTTCCACAAAAATATTGGAAAATATCAAGAGATTATTATAAAAATGTTCATAAATGTAACAAACCAGCTTTTTTAAGCCTCCTTTCAAATGCAACATCTAAAACGAAGTCTCAATATGATTTTTCACTAAACATAATAGATATAGTTCAAAATGAATTTAATGTAACATTGCTTTAA
- a CDS encoding deoxyguanosinetriphosphate triphosphohydrolase: protein MNIREKIQSFESLTLIKEAAFSSNSLGRKIKEKDDDIRTCYMVDRDRIIQSKSFRRLKHKTQVYIKTSGDHYRTRLTHTLEVAQVARNIGVGIGLNENLIEAIALGHDLGHVAFAHTGEEVLNGYLEGGFRHNEQSARVVTKLENDGKGLNLTQEVINGIINHSGLGTVKDIITLEGVVVKVSDKMAYLNHDIDDSIRAGLLRKEDLPKDIVRILGDNSTERLNTLIKDFIKTSNFNIKNGIKEVGLSKEINEAMIELRKYMFKNIYLGNTLKVERNKAKFILSQLIKYFENNPNEMPDIYVDIVEKEGLQRGVADYIAGMSDDYCLLLFNRIFVPKVVIDL from the coding sequence ATGAATATAAGAGAAAAAATTCAGAGTTTTGAAAGCTTGACACTAATTAAAGAAGCTGCTTTTTCATCAAACTCCTTAGGAAGAAAGATAAAGGAAAAAGATGATGATATTAGAACTTGCTATATGGTTGATAGAGATAGAATTATTCAGAGTAAATCATTTAGGCGTCTTAAGCACAAAACACAAGTTTATATAAAAACCTCTGGGGATCATTATAGAACTCGATTAACACATACATTAGAGGTAGCTCAAGTTGCAAGAAATATAGGCGTTGGAATTGGATTAAATGAAAATTTAATTGAGGCAATAGCTTTAGGGCATGATTTAGGTCACGTTGCATTTGCGCATACAGGTGAAGAAGTATTAAATGGTTATTTAGAAGGTGGATTTAGACATAATGAACAGAGTGCACGAGTTGTAACAAAACTTGAGAATGATGGAAAAGGATTGAATCTAACTCAAGAGGTTATTAATGGAATAATTAATCATAGCGGACTTGGAACTGTAAAAGATATTATAACTCTAGAAGGCGTTGTAGTTAAAGTTAGCGATAAAATGGCATATTTGAATCATGATATAGATGATTCAATAAGAGCAGGATTATTAAGAAAAGAGGATTTGCCTAAGGATATTGTTAGAATATTAGGTGATAATTCAACTGAAAGATTAAATACTTTGATAAAAGATTTTATAAAAACTTCAAATTTTAATATTAAGAATGGAATAAAAGAAGTTGGACTAAGTAAGGAAATTAATGAAGCTATGATAGAACTTAGAAAATATATGTTTAAAAATATATATTTAGGGAATACATTAAAAGTTGAGAGAAATAAAGCAAAATTTATATTATCGCAATTAATAAAGTATTTTGAAAATAATCCTAATGAAATGCCAGATATTTATGTTGATATAGTGGAAAAAGAAGGACTACAAAGAGGCGTTGCGGACTATATTGCAGGGATGAGCGATGATTATTGCTTGTTATTGTTTAATAGAATATTTGTTCCAAAGGTAGTAATAGATTTGTAA